The following are encoded together in the Sulfurovum riftiae genome:
- a CDS encoding DmsC/YnfH family molybdoenzyme membrane anchor subunit — protein sequence MKENKMGDKPLTQNTPLESFINHKNDTGMQCGNYSIDIPELKPGEQYRFHFDATACVGCHCCEVACNEQNGNSADIKWRRVGEMEMGEFPDTLQLFNSMSCNHCIDPECLRGCPTESYIKLDNGIVWHDDPSCIGCQYCTWNCPYEVPVFNPDRGIVTKCHMCVDKLEAGQTPACVQACPGGAIEIEAVNVEEWLAEGMAKEGIAPHLPDIAITKPTTRYTLPELKEGEEIRVADEHLLKPAHPELPLVFMTVLTQISVGAFLALFLGQLLFSLGFNLPQPTLTMAILAFLPSAIGLPLSAIHLGRPIKAMSAMKNWKTSWLSREAIALGAYTGLATLVAGMYFLEIKGFFLLLVEAVTLAIGLLGIYAQSMIYRIKARPSWNRKSTTKRFFGSGYVGFLLIAMALLATNGGQGAMVLLAITLLAGMGQALVILEEVMFYRHLDKENPLYYQYNRTRILLQEHFGKVKKFRVYSLALFALALPLLAILFTASGLTGLAVATLVIATIGAFVSELSGRYLFYRTVVPLGLAGNFFAGNQRH from the coding sequence ATGAAGGAAAACAAAATGGGCGATAAGCCATTAACACAAAACACCCCATTGGAAAGCTTCATCAACCACAAGAACGACACCGGTATGCAGTGCGGAAACTACTCCATTGATATCCCAGAACTCAAACCGGGTGAGCAGTACCGCTTCCACTTCGATGCCACTGCCTGTGTCGGATGCCACTGCTGTGAGGTCGCCTGTAACGAACAGAACGGGAACAGTGCCGATATCAAATGGCGGCGTGTCGGAGAGATGGAGATGGGAGAATTCCCAGATACACTTCAACTCTTCAACTCTATGAGCTGTAACCACTGCATCGATCCCGAGTGTCTCAGGGGATGCCCTACCGAGAGTTACATCAAACTTGACAACGGGATCGTCTGGCATGACGACCCCAGCTGTATCGGATGCCAGTACTGTACCTGGAACTGCCCTTATGAAGTCCCTGTCTTCAACCCTGACAGAGGTATCGTCACAAAGTGCCACATGTGTGTGGACAAACTCGAAGCCGGACAGACACCTGCCTGTGTACAGGCCTGTCCGGGAGGTGCCATCGAGATCGAAGCTGTAAACGTGGAAGAGTGGCTGGCTGAAGGTATGGCAAAAGAAGGCATTGCACCGCATCTGCCGGACATTGCCATTACCAAACCGACCACACGCTATACCCTGCCCGAACTCAAAGAAGGAGAAGAGATCCGTGTGGCGGATGAGCACCTGCTCAAACCGGCACATCCGGAGCTTCCGCTTGTCTTCATGACAGTACTTACCCAGATCTCGGTAGGTGCATTTCTGGCACTCTTTTTGGGGCAGCTTCTCTTCTCTCTGGGCTTCAACCTGCCACAGCCCACACTTACAATGGCAATACTGGCATTTTTACCGTCTGCCATAGGCCTGCCGCTCTCAGCCATACACCTTGGACGTCCCATCAAAGCGATGAGTGCCATGAAGAACTGGAAAACTTCATGGCTCAGCCGTGAAGCCATTGCCCTGGGTGCCTATACCGGACTTGCCACACTCGTTGCAGGAATGTATTTTCTTGAGATAAAAGGTTTTTTCCTGCTTCTTGTCGAAGCGGTCACACTGGCCATCGGACTTTTAGGGATCTACGCCCAGTCAATGATCTACCGTATCAAAGCACGTCCGAGCTGGAACAGAAAAAGCACGACCAAACGCTTCTTCGGTTCCGGTTATGTCGGTTTTCTGCTCATTGCCATGGCGCTGCTCGCCACCAACGGCGGACAGGGAGCAATGGTACTGCTTGCCATTACCCTGCTTGCCGGTATGGGCCAGGCACTGGTGATCCTCGAAGAAGTGATGTTCTACCGCCATCTGGACAAAGAAAACCCGCTCTATTACCAATACAACCGGACCCGTATCCTGCTTCAGGAACATTTCGGTAAAGTAAAGAAATTCAGGGTCTATTCGCTGGCCCTGTTCGCCCTGGCACTGCCGCTGCTTGCCATCCTCTTTACCGCAAGCGGACTGACAGGCCTGGCAGTAGCCACTCTTGTCATTGCGACCATCGGGGCCTTCGTCAGTGAGCTTTCCGGACGTTATCTGTTCTACAGAACCGTAGTACCGTTAGGATTGGCAGGAAATTTCTTTGCGGGCAACCAAAGGCATTAA
- a CDS encoding nitrite/sulfite reductase codes for MEILQKALEARSKKVNKIEETKRLKAPMDVYARLDEIAAAGYEDLTKEDSIYFLKCFGLFDKGEDFMLRVRIPAGQLNNAQAVRIGEVAKKYGNDYIDITTRMQVELRYLQIADIATVLRELKEVGISTFQTGADNPRNIVTDPLDGIAYDNIIPSKPLVDKLQQIIGENPEWISVLPRKFNTGILGSLSNSCNIFGHDCNFVLANREGEFGFNIFLGARVGIQAKDADLFVSIEEVPAFFTALLTVFKNYGYRDNRNKNRLHFLLQDVGIANFIDAVKEEAGMDFAPAGVTMVQSQNIALGSNRVLLRDNSFAYKVIVPSGIFSGTDMIEAAKAAAAYGNGDIRLTYDQNLYIIHIAKEGLEAFEKTNVIEKYAKFNNLYFNDMIACAGTATCSFGVIPNKQDAIEMAEFLNSEVAIDNAVVRMNWSACPKGCGVHGIADIGFEGCKAKDAEGNRVDGVHLFLGGKITRGAAEAHILHKALPIIEAKHHVKYLLKLYASQKQRAETFEAFDDRFLSRNYSFQAISFYTKINYILNDRLGLDLFFELDKEPKSGRREEYELFTFGLKLFKLLTGEKRFEAVDGLAPAMLRPRKIKRDEVSKLNPKVPAKLSEVIYNMTHEKKSERAQVFSELLVALKEV; via the coding sequence ATGGAAATATTGCAAAAAGCACTGGAAGCACGAAGTAAAAAAGTCAATAAAATAGAAGAGACAAAGCGCCTTAAAGCGCCTATGGATGTCTATGCTAGACTTGATGAGATCGCAGCAGCAGGCTATGAAGATCTGACAAAAGAGGACTCGATCTACTTTCTGAAATGTTTCGGTCTTTTCGACAAGGGCGAAGACTTTATGCTCAGGGTACGTATTCCGGCAGGCCAGCTGAACAATGCACAGGCTGTACGTATCGGTGAAGTGGCAAAGAAGTACGGAAATGACTACATCGACATCACCACACGTATGCAGGTGGAGCTCCGCTATCTTCAGATCGCCGATATCGCAACAGTCCTCAGAGAGCTCAAAGAGGTCGGCATTTCCACTTTCCAGACCGGTGCGGACAATCCACGTAACATCGTGACCGATCCGCTCGACGGCATCGCCTATGACAATATCATTCCAAGCAAACCGCTTGTTGACAAATTGCAGCAGATCATCGGTGAGAACCCGGAGTGGATCTCCGTTCTCCCGCGTAAATTCAATACGGGTATTCTCGGTTCACTCTCCAACTCATGCAACATCTTCGGACATGACTGCAACTTCGTACTGGCGAACAGAGAGGGAGAATTCGGTTTCAACATCTTTCTGGGAGCCCGCGTAGGCATACAGGCAAAAGATGCAGACCTTTTTGTAAGCATAGAAGAGGTACCCGCATTCTTCACTGCCCTGCTGACGGTCTTCAAAAACTACGGCTACCGTGACAACCGTAACAAGAACCGCCTGCATTTTCTTCTTCAGGATGTCGGCATTGCCAATTTCATCGATGCGGTCAAGGAAGAAGCCGGTATGGATTTCGCTCCTGCAGGCGTGACGATGGTACAGTCACAGAACATCGCACTGGGTTCCAATAGGGTCCTGCTCAGAGACAACAGTTTTGCCTATAAAGTCATTGTACCTTCCGGGATCTTCAGCGGTACGGACATGATCGAAGCTGCCAAGGCGGCAGCAGCTTACGGTAACGGTGACATCCGTCTTACCTATGACCAGAACCTCTATATCATCCACATTGCAAAAGAGGGTCTTGAAGCCTTCGAGAAGACAAACGTCATCGAGAAGTATGCCAAATTCAACAATCTCTACTTCAACGACATGATCGCCTGTGCAGGAACGGCAACCTGCTCTTTCGGTGTCATTCCCAACAAACAAGATGCCATCGAGATGGCAGAGTTCCTCAACTCAGAGGTCGCCATCGACAATGCCGTGGTCCGGATGAACTGGTCCGCCTGTCCCAAAGGGTGCGGAGTTCACGGTATTGCCGATATCGGCTTTGAAGGGTGCAAGGCCAAGGATGCCGAAGGAAACCGTGTCGACGGTGTGCACCTCTTCCTTGGAGGAAAGATCACACGCGGTGCAGCGGAAGCGCATATACTGCACAAGGCACTGCCCATCATCGAAGCCAAACACCATGTCAAATACCTGCTCAAACTCTATGCCTCCCAAAAACAGAGAGCAGAGACTTTCGAAGCCTTTGACGACAGGTTCCTGAGCCGGAACTACAGCTTTCAGGCGATCTCTTTCTATACGAAGATCAACTATATTCTCAATGACAGACTGGGACTGGACCTGTTCTTCGAACTTGACAAGGAGCCCAAAAGCGGACGCAGAGAAGAGTACGAACTCTTTACTTTCGGCTTGAAGCTTTTCAAACTGCTTACCGGAGAAAAGCGTTTCGAAGCAGTGGACGGTCTCGCACCTGCCATGCTGCGCCCAAGAAAGATAAAGAGAGACGAAGTCAGCAAACTCAACCCGAAAGTACCTGCTAAGCTGAGTGAGGTAATATACAATATGACCCATGAAAAAAAGAGTGAAAGAGCGCAGGTATTCTCCGAGCTGCTGGTAGCACTGAAAGAAGTCTGA
- a CDS encoding MFS transporter — protein sequence MAGFKALKGQGDAPTLFAAFLYFDFSFMVWTMLGPLVNEISEALEHTGGSALNDGQMATLLAIPVLAGALLRIVLGFGVDKLGAKKTALIAQGVVISVLFYAYFKGATITYPELLVVALGLGFAGASFAVALPQAGQWYPPKLQGIVLGIAGAGNIGVVIDFLFAPKIAEKWGWEAVFLVGGVLSLLVFIMYVLMAKDAPASVYKPRPKKLGDYWKLLKDRDSWWFMLFYAVSFGGFVGFANYMKVYLMNTYQADMSAFGMDVFNEPNVKVIAGYFGALTIFAGAVLRPVGGGIADKIGGVKSLYVFFGVVAALVALSGFVALPFWVAIAVLFVIMASLGMANGAVFQLVPQRFGKDIGIMTGLIGAAGGIGGFFLIKTLGWAKGSFDSYSVGFFIFAVLVLLAIGAISLVKTRWRTTWGVNAGGMI from the coding sequence ATGGCAGGATTTAAAGCACTCAAAGGGCAGGGAGACGCACCTACACTCTTTGCAGCATTTTTATACTTTGATTTCAGTTTCATGGTTTGGACGATGTTGGGTCCACTGGTCAATGAGATCAGTGAAGCGCTTGAGCATACAGGAGGAAGCGCCTTGAACGATGGACAGATGGCGACACTGCTTGCTATTCCTGTTCTTGCAGGTGCACTGCTTCGTATCGTCCTTGGTTTTGGTGTGGATAAGCTGGGGGCAAAGAAAACGGCGCTTATTGCACAGGGTGTGGTTATTTCTGTACTCTTCTATGCCTATTTCAAAGGGGCTACCATTACCTATCCGGAGCTGCTGGTCGTTGCGCTTGGTCTTGGTTTTGCAGGTGCATCGTTTGCTGTGGCACTACCTCAGGCTGGACAGTGGTATCCGCCAAAGCTTCAGGGGATCGTACTTGGTATTGCGGGAGCAGGGAATATCGGTGTGGTCATCGATTTCCTCTTCGCACCGAAGATCGCAGAAAAATGGGGATGGGAAGCGGTATTCCTGGTAGGGGGTGTACTTTCACTGCTGGTTTTCATTATGTATGTTTTGATGGCAAAAGATGCACCGGCATCTGTCTATAAGCCGCGTCCCAAGAAGTTAGGTGACTACTGGAAACTGCTTAAAGACAGAGACAGCTGGTGGTTCATGCTCTTTTATGCGGTAAGTTTCGGTGGTTTCGTCGGGTTTGCCAACTACATGAAAGTCTACCTGATGAATACCTACCAGGCAGATATGAGCGCCTTTGGCATGGATGTATTCAATGAGCCCAATGTCAAGGTCATTGCCGGATACTTTGGTGCACTGACCATCTTTGCAGGTGCAGTACTCAGACCTGTAGGCGGCGGGATCGCCGATAAGATCGGTGGTGTGAAATCACTCTATGTTTTCTTCGGTGTGGTTGCGGCACTGGTAGCGCTCAGCGGATTTGTAGCGCTGCCTTTCTGGGTGGCCATCGCTGTTCTTTTTGTGATCATGGCGAGTCTTGGTATGGCCAACGGTGCGGTCTTCCAGCTTGTACCACAGCGTTTTGGCAAAGATATCGGTATCATGACAGGGCTCATCGGAGCTGCGGGTGGTATTGGAGGGTTCTTCCTTATTAAGACACTTGGCTGGGCAAAGGGAAGCTTTGACAGTTATTCGGTCGGTTTCTTCATCTTTGCTGTGTTGGTACTGCTCGCTATCGGTGCGATCTCTCTTGTCAAGACAAGATGGAGAACCACCTGGGGTGTGAATGCAGGGGGGATGATCTAA
- a CDS encoding protein kinase domain-containing protein, giving the protein MSKQNIETSGFSLAKGTQLTGDDFFEVKVMENITVAVVCDGVGSAAAGAEAAKRTTQFLIQSLKNRPRSWSMEKSIKHFIENINRVLYLESMEQYEREELVTTLTLVVIEGNRLYGANVGDSRIYLHRNGQFAQLSSDHAMDEEGMENVLTAAMGLEEHVEPYYFENNLQAKDHILLCSDGLYNELTQEEMADGIQMGASYLVKKASKKHDDNLPDDTTAVVIEIKELDPRLQLKQTDLIIQESYKKGEVIDGYTLVKPLVQNNRTWLCEKKGVQYVIKFALYEAIEDEVILDFFVKEVWMAKRLKAGFFPKAVIPKKRTHRYYIMSYVEGTPLKEFIAKKPLSIDLGIELARFLLNMSQFLIKQNLVHGDVKPENIIVTKRKERIVFKMVDFGSITEAYSEVTRAGTPSYLAPERFNQAPITEQTEIYAIGVTLYEALTQKFPFGEIEPFQNPSFDKNPKHPTRFNPKIPDWFESVILRAIETDTNKRYHNYSEMLFEIDNPSKVQPYFDKNLSFIERNEMMVYKVGFVTMFILNIIQLLFF; this is encoded by the coding sequence ATGTCCAAACAGAACATCGAAACCTCCGGATTCTCCCTTGCCAAAGGTACGCAGCTTACAGGCGATGATTTCTTCGAAGTCAAGGTGATGGAGAACATTACCGTTGCAGTGGTCTGTGACGGTGTGGGTTCTGCTGCTGCCGGGGCGGAAGCGGCCAAACGTACGACACAATTTCTCATACAGTCCCTCAAGAACCGTCCGAGAAGCTGGAGCATGGAGAAATCCATCAAACACTTTATAGAAAATATCAACAGGGTGCTCTATCTGGAGTCTATGGAGCAGTATGAGCGGGAAGAGCTCGTAACGACCTTGACGCTTGTGGTTATTGAGGGGAACAGGCTCTATGGTGCCAATGTGGGGGACAGCCGTATCTATCTGCACCGCAACGGCCAGTTTGCCCAGCTTTCCTCCGACCATGCGATGGATGAGGAGGGTATGGAGAATGTACTCACTGCTGCCATGGGTCTTGAGGAGCATGTGGAACCGTATTACTTCGAGAACAATCTGCAGGCAAAAGACCATATTCTGCTCTGCAGTGACGGATTGTACAATGAACTTACCCAGGAGGAAATGGCAGACGGGATACAGATGGGGGCTTCGTATCTGGTAAAAAAAGCCAGCAAAAAACACGATGACAACCTGCCTGACGATACGACCGCTGTGGTCATAGAGATCAAGGAGCTTGATCCAAGACTGCAGCTCAAACAGACCGACCTTATCATACAGGAGAGCTATAAGAAAGGTGAAGTGATCGACGGCTATACGCTTGTTAAGCCGCTGGTGCAGAACAACCGTACCTGGCTCTGTGAGAAAAAGGGTGTACAGTATGTCATCAAGTTCGCACTCTATGAAGCGATCGAAGATGAGGTGATACTCGATTTCTTCGTCAAAGAGGTCTGGATGGCCAAACGTCTCAAAGCCGGCTTCTTTCCCAAGGCGGTCATCCCAAAAAAGCGTACGCACCGTTATTACATTATGAGTTATGTCGAGGGGACACCGCTCAAAGAGTTCATAGCAAAAAAACCGCTCTCTATCGACCTGGGTATCGAATTGGCACGCTTTCTACTCAACATGTCACAGTTCCTCATCAAGCAGAACCTGGTACATGGTGATGTCAAGCCGGAGAATATCATCGTGACGAAACGTAAAGAGAGGATTGTTTTCAAGATGGTCGATTTCGGAAGTATCACGGAGGCCTATTCGGAAGTGACACGGGCAGGAACACCTTCCTACTTGGCACCGGAACGTTTCAACCAGGCACCTATTACCGAGCAGACAGAGATCTATGCCATAGGTGTGACGCTCTATGAAGCTCTGACACAGAAATTCCCTTTCGGTGAGATAGAGCCTTTCCAGAATCCGAGTTTCGACAAGAACCCCAAGCATCCCACCAGGTTCAATCCCAAGATCCCGGACTGGTTCGAGAGTGTGATACTGCGTGCCATAGAGACCGATACGAACAAGCGCTACCACAACTACTCGGAGATGCTCTTCGAGATAGACAACCCCTCCAAAGTACAGCCCTATTTTGACAAGAACCTCTCCTTCATAGAACGAAACGAGATGATGGTCTACAAGGTGGGATTCGTCACGATGTTCATTCTGAATATCATTCAGCTGCTCTTTTTTTAG
- a CDS encoding transglycosylase SLT domain-containing protein, whose amino-acid sequence MKSFIYIITVVLITMVLQGCGEPPMTDIADKIVKVETPKGKYTTVNKSSGAYGRYQIMPKTAKHYTKKLNIDHSQWKKPENQDKIFMALLSDNIKQLKENGIEVNAFTVYGCHQQGATGFKCILKNERMSRYSYEKLRRNLPRKYKHISNEKLRKTWINYWKNKMS is encoded by the coding sequence ATGAAAAGTTTTATCTATATAATAACAGTGGTGCTTATTACAATGGTGTTGCAGGGGTGCGGAGAGCCGCCCATGACCGATATTGCAGACAAGATAGTCAAGGTGGAAACACCAAAAGGAAAATACACCACGGTCAATAAAAGTTCCGGTGCCTATGGCAGATATCAGATCATGCCCAAAACGGCAAAGCATTATACAAAAAAACTGAACATAGACCACTCTCAATGGAAAAAGCCTGAAAACCAGGACAAGATCTTCATGGCACTGCTGTCTGACAATATAAAACAGTTGAAAGAAAATGGTATAGAAGTGAATGCCTTTACGGTATATGGCTGCCATCAGCAGGGTGCAACAGGGTTTAAATGTATTCTCAAGAATGAAAGGATGTCCCGCTACTCCTATGAAAAACTAAGAAGAAACCTGCCCAGGAAATACAAACATATCAGCAATGAGAAGTTACGAAAAACCTGGATCAACTACTGGAAGAATAAAATGAGTTGA
- the mltG gene encoding endolytic transglycosylase MltG codes for MVWAENIAVVLIIAFAFYTTIPVRTTQTLFIPQGSINTIISQLAKKGYAVSVVDSYIIRFLGEPQSGWIFIGKNELNRIDFLYKLTSSKAMINKVTLIPGETSELFFEALAKELKLDEKKLYKYYHEFSPYPEAGIYADTYYVPYGIKEKHLMHFLIRESEKKYKKISEKIYGNYNTKQWQKVLVIASIIQKEAANNEEMPLVSSVIYNRLKKGMRLQMDGTLNYGKYSHVKVTPERIKNDESRFNTYKYKGLPPSPIGSVSIDAIRAAIRPAKTKHLYFMKNKKGTHDFSDTFKAHRKNIKKAK; via the coding sequence ATGGTATGGGCAGAGAACATTGCCGTCGTTTTGATCATCGCATTTGCCTTTTACACTACAATCCCCGTCAGAACAACCCAGACACTCTTCATTCCTCAAGGCTCTATCAATACTATTATATCACAGCTGGCTAAAAAAGGGTATGCTGTATCGGTCGTTGACAGCTACATTATCCGTTTTCTGGGAGAGCCTCAAAGTGGCTGGATATTCATAGGCAAGAATGAACTCAACCGTATCGATTTCCTCTATAAACTTACTTCATCCAAAGCGATGATCAACAAGGTCACTCTTATACCGGGAGAGACATCCGAACTCTTCTTTGAGGCGCTCGCCAAAGAGTTGAAACTCGATGAGAAGAAACTCTACAAATACTACCATGAGTTCTCCCCCTACCCAGAAGCCGGTATCTATGCCGATACCTACTATGTACCCTATGGCATCAAAGAGAAACATCTGATGCATTTTCTGATACGTGAGTCAGAAAAAAAGTATAAGAAAATTTCAGAGAAGATCTATGGAAACTACAATACCAAACAGTGGCAGAAAGTGTTGGTGATCGCTTCGATCATCCAAAAAGAGGCAGCCAACAATGAGGAGATGCCGCTGGTCTCCTCGGTCATCTACAACCGTTTGAAAAAAGGGATGCGCCTGCAGATGGACGGCACACTGAACTACGGCAAATACTCGCATGTCAAAGTGACACCCGAACGCATCAAGAACGATGAAAGCCGTTTCAACACCTACAAATACAAAGGCTTGCCGCCCTCACCCATAGGCTCGGTCAGTATTGACGCTATCAGAGCAGCCATCAGGCCGGCAAAAACCAAACATCTCTACTTCATGAAGAACAAAAAAGGTACACACGACTTCTCTGACACTTTCAAGGCACATCGGAAAAATATCAAAAAAGCCAAATGA